The following are from one region of the Camarhynchus parvulus chromosome 3, STF_HiC, whole genome shotgun sequence genome:
- the LOC115902121 gene encoding glutathione S-transferase-like: MSGKPRLHYFNGRGRMETIRWLLAAAGVEFEESYLEKKEDLTKLQKDGSLLFQQVPMVEIDGMKLVQTRAIANYISTKYNLYGKDMKERALIDMYVEGMFDLNELLMTYEIQPADKKQEHFANMMDKAENRYFPVFEKVLKGHGKDFLVGNQLSRADVQLLEIILMVEEWKPDIFAKFPLLQSFKARLSNIPTIKKFLQPGSQRKPPSDDDVVDKVMKIFYS, from the exons ATGTCTGGAAAACCCAGGCTGCACTACTTCAATGGACGTGGCCGCATGGAAACAATTCGgtggctcctggcagcagctggggttgAG ttTGAAGAATCttacctggaaaaaaaggaggatcTGACAAAGTTACAGAAGG ATGGATCCCTGCTCTTTCAGCAAGTGCCAATGGTAGAGATTGATGGGATGAAGCTGGTGCAGACCAGAGCCATTGCCAACTACATATCAACCAAGTACAACCTCTACGGGAAGGACATGAAGGAGAGAGCCCT AATCGATATGTACGTGGAAGGAATGTTCGATCTGAATGAGTTACTCATGACATATGAAATCCAACCAGCAGACAAAAAGCAGGAACATTTTGCAAATATGATGGACAAGGCTGAAAACAGATACTTCCCAGTCTTTGAGAAG GTTTTGAAAGGCCATGGAAAAGATTTTCTGGTTGGCaaccagctgagcagggcagatgTTCAATTACTTGAAATCATTTTAATGGTAGAGGAGTGGAAGCCTGATATCTTTGCCAAATTTCCTCTCTTGCAG aGTTTCAAAGCAAGACTAAGCAATATCCCCACAATAAAGAaattcctgcagcctggcagccagaggaaaCCACCATCAGATGACGATGTTGTAGACAAAGTGATGAAAATTTTCTACTCCTGA